One Acidimicrobiia bacterium genomic region harbors:
- a CDS encoding dienelactone hydrolase family protein, with protein sequence MYDAMIAETIRIEGHGGDEIPAYEARPLGPGPYPGVVVIHHMPGYDAATKEMTRTFAVHGYSAICPNLHHREAPGASPDEAAAAVRAAGGVPDDRCVGDVAGAARRLRSLTNATGAVGVIGHCSGGRQAYLVACRLPVDAAVDCYGGRVVAEPSERSERQPVAPVELTPDLSCPLLGLFGAADRNPSPDQVARTEAALREHEKTYEFHSYPEAGHAFFAVDRPTYRVEAAVDGWQRIFAFLGIYLPR encoded by the coding sequence GTGTACGACGCCATGATCGCCGAGACCATCCGCATCGAGGGGCACGGCGGCGACGAGATCCCAGCCTACGAAGCGCGGCCGCTCGGCCCGGGTCCGTACCCGGGTGTCGTCGTGATTCACCACATGCCCGGGTACGACGCCGCGACCAAGGAGATGACGCGCACCTTCGCGGTGCACGGCTATTCGGCGATCTGCCCGAACCTGCACCACCGCGAGGCGCCGGGTGCGAGCCCGGACGAGGCCGCCGCCGCGGTTCGCGCCGCCGGCGGCGTCCCCGACGACCGGTGCGTCGGCGACGTGGCCGGTGCCGCCCGCCGCCTCCGGTCGTTGACGAACGCGACCGGCGCCGTCGGCGTCATCGGGCACTGCTCCGGGGGCCGCCAGGCCTACCTCGTCGCCTGCCGACTCCCGGTCGACGCGGCGGTCGACTGCTACGGGGGGCGGGTCGTCGCGGAGCCGAGCGAGCGCTCGGAGCGTCAGCCCGTCGCCCCGGTCGAGCTCACGCCCGACCTCTCGTGCCCCCTCCTCGGGCTCTTCGGCGCGGCCGACCGCAACCCGTCACCCGACCAGGTGGCCCGCACCGAGGCGGCGTTGCGCGAGCACGAGAAGACCTATGAGTTCCACAGCTATCCCGAAGCCGGGCACGCGTTCTTCGCCGTCGATCGTCCCACCTACCGCGTGGAGGCGGCGGTGGATGGCTGGCAGCGCATCTTCGCCTTCCTCGGTATCTACCTGCCGCGGTGA
- a CDS encoding TIGR03618 family F420-dependent PPOX class oxidoreductase, protein MASLPDFETVLASDHFLAVVSTARRDGSVQASVVNVGVLDHPVRGDRVVGLVARGDAVKLRHLQRDPRATIVAKAGWQWAAVEGSTEQFGPDDHRGLDQEALAELLRAVFRAAGGTHDDWAAYDRTMAEERRVVVLVTPTRVYSNG, encoded by the coding sequence GTGGCGTCCCTGCCGGACTTCGAGACCGTCTTGGCGTCGGATCACTTCCTGGCGGTCGTGAGCACGGCTCGCCGAGACGGCTCGGTGCAGGCCTCGGTCGTGAACGTGGGGGTGCTCGACCACCCGGTGCGCGGCGACCGGGTGGTGGGGTTGGTCGCGCGGGGCGACGCCGTGAAGCTCCGCCACCTGCAGCGCGACCCGCGAGCCACGATCGTCGCGAAGGCCGGATGGCAGTGGGCAGCGGTGGAGGGGTCGACGGAGCAGTTCGGGCCCGACGACCACCGTGGTCTCGACCAGGAGGCGCTGGCCGAGCTGCTCCGGGCGGTGTTCCGGGCCGCTGGTGGCACCCACGACGACTGGGCCGCCTACGACCGCACCATGGCCGAGGAGCGGCGCGTCGTTGTGCTGGTCACCCCCACCCGCGTGTACTCGAACGGCTGA
- a CDS encoding nitroreductase family protein — MSVEPADEVLTTTRAVRRRLDLDRPVDPALVRACLAIALQAPTGGNDQRWHFLVVTEPATRSAVAEVFRRGAIAYAQRTDKPAPPRRELTEPERAARRRVMASAGYLFEHLHEVPVLVVPCIEGRAEAGSLVDQATAFGSILPAVWSFMLAARARGLGTSWTTAHLMAEAEMAALLGIPYADVTQVALVPVAHTLRGDFRPARRRGIDEVLHWNRW, encoded by the coding sequence GTGTCCGTCGAGCCGGCCGACGAGGTGCTCACGACGACGCGGGCGGTGCGACGGCGCCTCGACCTCGACCGGCCGGTCGATCCGGCGCTGGTGCGAGCGTGCCTCGCGATCGCGCTCCAGGCGCCGACCGGCGGCAACGACCAGCGCTGGCACTTCCTCGTCGTCACGGAGCCGGCGACGCGCTCGGCGGTCGCGGAGGTGTTCCGTCGGGGAGCGATCGCGTACGCGCAACGCACCGACAAGCCGGCCCCGCCGCGGCGCGAACTGACGGAGCCCGAGCGGGCGGCGCGGCGACGGGTCATGGCGTCCGCCGGCTACCTGTTCGAGCACCTCCACGAGGTCCCCGTCCTCGTGGTCCCCTGCATCGAGGGGCGGGCCGAGGCCGGCTCGCTGGTCGACCAGGCCACCGCCTTCGGATCCATCCTCCCCGCGGTCTGGAGCTTCATGCTCGCGGCCCGGGCTCGCGGGCTCGGCACCTCCTGGACCACGGCGCACCTCATGGCCGAGGCGGAGATGGCGGCGCTGCTCGGCATCCCGTACGCGGACGTGACCCAGGTCGCGCTGGTGCCGGTCGCCCACACGCTCCGGGGCGACTTCAGGCCCGCCCGTCGCCGCGGGATCGACGAAGTGCTCCACTGGAACCGGTGGTAG
- a CDS encoding DUF4230 domain-containing protein — protein MPALDTRTHPRIARSGAARGRPPQRGRRRSGAPVTTTVAAHPTGLRTAGPARPRRGRGATLAITAGALTAGLVTGATMAVLGVDVMATTGGPDSAAALRAVRRLGTVGPAPQALTVTFTIDNGSVLPGFGETVTYRAVGTVAVAVDLGRVGAGDIRLDGSHATVRIPPARLASPVVDDANSGVIRRNEGLITRFVGGDVSASDLRDAATSHLTEKAQEQGLLAAAQQVASADVRAALRPIGVTAVVVNVAPAS, from the coding sequence GTGCCGGCGCTCGACACCCGCACCCATCCCCGCATCGCACGCTCCGGAGCCGCGCGCGGTCGCCCACCACAACGGGGCCGTCGTCGGTCCGGCGCCCCGGTCACCACGACCGTCGCCGCCCACCCGACCGGGCTTCGCACCGCCGGGCCGGCGCGGCCGCGCCGCGGGCGCGGGGCCACCCTGGCGATCACCGCCGGCGCGCTCACCGCCGGTCTGGTCACCGGGGCGACGATGGCCGTCCTCGGTGTCGACGTGATGGCGACCACGGGCGGCCCCGACTCGGCCGCAGCCCTGCGCGCGGTGCGGCGCCTCGGAACGGTCGGGCCCGCCCCGCAAGCGCTGACGGTCACCTTTACCATTGACAACGGCTCGGTGCTGCCGGGCTTCGGCGAGACGGTCACCTACCGAGCCGTCGGCACCGTCGCGGTTGCCGTCGACCTCGGGCGGGTCGGTGCCGGCGACATCCGCCTCGATGGATCGCACGCCACCGTTCGGATCCCGCCCGCGCGCCTGGCCTCGCCGGTGGTCGACGACGCCAACAGTGGCGTGATCCGACGCAATGAGGGGCTCATCACCCGGTTCGTCGGCGGTGACGTCAGCGCGAGCGACCTGCGGGACGCCGCGACCTCGCACCTCACCGAGAAGGCACAGGAGCAGGGACTCCTCGCGGCTGCGCAGCAGGTCGCCTCGGCGGACGTCCGGGCGGCCCTGCGGCCGATCGGGGTCACCGCGGTCGTCGTCAATGTCGCCCCCGCGTCATGA
- a CDS encoding alkaline phosphatase family protein has protein sequence MTRRSRRHRTTVVVAGALVVALGACGGSNATAHPRPGTAASTPTPTTAASVGGPANPCGAAATVPATYDHVIWVWMENHTASDVIGNPDAAYTTTLARGCGSAARYASVGSPSLPNYIGATSGSAQGIHDDDAPSSHPLTVDNLFRQVRQAGKVGRSYEESMTVNCELASSGLYAVKHNPAAYYVGGQDRAACQRDDVPLGNLSVGALRQDLDRGSLPAFSFVTPNLCSDTHDCPVRSGDAWLQQWMPILLASSAYRQGHTAVFVVWDEPTPMPLVVVSPTTPPGAVEAAPVDHYALLRTAEELLGLPLLPGAATAPSLRGAFRL, from the coding sequence ATGACCCGCCGATCTCGCCGCCATCGGACCACGGTCGTCGTCGCGGGCGCCCTCGTCGTCGCGCTCGGCGCGTGCGGCGGGTCGAACGCCACCGCCCACCCGCGACCGGGCACCGCCGCCTCGACCCCGACCCCGACCACGGCGGCCTCGGTCGGCGGGCCGGCGAACCCGTGCGGCGCGGCCGCGACCGTCCCCGCGACCTACGACCACGTGATCTGGGTCTGGATGGAGAACCACACCGCGTCGGACGTCATCGGGAACCCCGACGCGGCGTACACGACGACGCTGGCCCGCGGCTGCGGGAGCGCCGCCCGCTACGCCAGCGTTGGGAGCCCGTCGCTCCCGAACTACATCGGCGCCACCTCCGGTAGCGCGCAGGGCATCCACGACGACGACGCCCCCAGCAGCCATCCGCTGACCGTCGACAACCTGTTCCGCCAGGTGCGGCAGGCGGGCAAGGTCGGGCGGTCCTACGAGGAGTCGATGACGGTCAACTGCGAGCTGGCCTCCTCGGGCTTGTACGCGGTCAAGCACAACCCGGCCGCGTACTACGTCGGCGGCCAAGACCGAGCCGCGTGCCAGCGCGACGACGTGCCGCTCGGCAACCTCAGCGTCGGTGCGCTCCGCCAGGACCTCGACCGCGGTTCGCTTCCGGCGTTCAGCTTCGTCACGCCCAACCTGTGCTCGGACACGCACGACTGCCCCGTGCGGTCGGGCGACGCCTGGCTGCAGCAGTGGATGCCAATCCTCCTGGCGAGCTCGGCGTACCGGCAGGGACACACCGCGGTCTTCGTGGTGTGGGACGAGCCCACCCCGATGCCCCTGGTGGTGGTCAGCCCGACCACTCCCCCGGGCGCGGTGGAGGCGGCGCCGGTCGACCACTACGCGCTGCTCCGCACCGCCGAGGAGCTCCTGGGCCTCCCGCTCCTCCCCGGCGCTGCGACCGCGCCCAGCCTGCGCGGGGCGTTTCGGCTCTGA
- a CDS encoding dodecin, which translates to MGVHDDHTYRVTEVVGTSRDSLQQAVRNGVSRAAETLRHLDWFEVTDVRGSIVDDEVGYFQVTMKIGFRLES; encoded by the coding sequence GTGGGTGTGCACGATGACCATACGTACCGGGTCACGGAAGTCGTCGGGACCTCCCGGGACAGCCTGCAGCAGGCGGTGCGGAACGGCGTGTCGCGAGCCGCCGAGACGTTGCGACACCTCGACTGGTTCGAGGTCACCGACGTGCGCGGGTCGATCGTCGACGACGAGGTCGGCTACTTCCAGGTGACGATGAAGATCGGTTTCCGGCTCGAGAGCTGA